The Burkholderia pyrrocinia genome includes a window with the following:
- a CDS encoding MFS transporter, whose translation MSSIDLNAVTPVSAPIRSASDVARLINTTDSSVSHARMIVLLALGGVFLDAYDLTTLSYGIDDVAREFGLTPALTGLVGSAIMIGTIFGSLIGGWLTDRIGRYQVFMADMLFFVIAAIAAGLAPNVWVLIGARFVMGLGVGIDLPVAMAFLAEFSKFSGRGNKASRLAAWCPMWYVASSVCFLLIFGLYFLLPAQHAGWLWRASLIFGAVPALVIILFRNRFMNESPLWAANQGDLANAARILRESYGIHAHEAEDAQREPSPPPVRIRVLFQRPYLGRTIVASVMNLCIPFEYTAIAFFLPSILSQFLGAGVFETIAASLALNVLFAFTGGLLGMRLAYRYPSRHVAIAGFALQFVALVALALAGHPHGALAVGLVLLMLGTWLFAEGFGPGAQMMIYPTLSYPAAIRGTGVGFGRSLCGIGQALALFVLPILQARLGTDMFWVVAISAVTPIVFLLIVRYEPTARDVDDEGVA comes from the coding sequence ATGAGTTCGATCGATCTGAACGCTGTCACGCCGGTATCTGCGCCTATTCGCTCCGCAAGCGACGTGGCGCGCCTGATCAATACGACGGACAGTTCCGTCAGCCATGCGCGGATGATCGTTCTGCTGGCGCTCGGCGGCGTGTTTCTCGATGCATACGACCTGACGACGTTGTCTTACGGCATCGACGACGTGGCGCGCGAGTTCGGCCTGACGCCTGCGCTGACCGGGCTGGTCGGGTCGGCGATCATGATCGGTACGATCTTCGGCAGCCTGATCGGCGGATGGCTGACCGACAGGATCGGTCGCTATCAGGTGTTCATGGCCGACATGCTGTTTTTCGTGATCGCGGCGATCGCGGCCGGGCTCGCGCCGAACGTCTGGGTACTGATCGGTGCGCGCTTCGTGATGGGGCTCGGTGTCGGCATCGACCTGCCCGTCGCGATGGCCTTTCTCGCGGAGTTCTCGAAGTTCAGCGGCCGCGGCAACAAGGCGTCGCGGCTCGCCGCCTGGTGCCCGATGTGGTACGTGGCGTCGTCGGTCTGTTTCCTGCTGATCTTCGGCCTGTATTTCCTGCTGCCGGCCCAGCATGCGGGATGGCTTTGGCGCGCGTCGCTGATCTTCGGTGCGGTGCCTGCGCTCGTCATCATTCTGTTCAGGAATCGCTTCATGAACGAATCGCCGCTGTGGGCCGCGAACCAGGGCGACCTGGCCAATGCCGCGCGCATTCTTCGCGAGTCCTACGGCATTCACGCGCACGAAGCGGAGGATGCGCAACGCGAGCCGAGCCCGCCGCCCGTGCGGATTCGCGTGCTGTTCCAGCGTCCGTATCTCGGGCGCACGATCGTCGCCAGCGTGATGAACCTGTGCATCCCGTTCGAATACACGGCGATTGCGTTCTTTCTGCCGTCGATCCTGTCGCAGTTCCTCGGCGCGGGCGTGTTCGAGACGATCGCGGCATCGCTCGCGTTGAACGTTCTGTTCGCGTTTACCGGCGGCTTGCTGGGCATGCGTCTCGCATATCGATATCCGTCGCGTCATGTTGCGATCGCGGGTTTCGCGCTGCAGTTCGTCGCGCTTGTCGCGCTTGCGCTGGCCGGGCACCCGCACGGCGCGCTCGCGGTCGGTCTGGTGCTGCTGATGCTCGGCACCTGGCTGTTCGCCGAAGGCTTCGGGCCGGGCGCGCAGATGATGATCTATCCCACCTTGTCTTATCCGGCGGCGATCCGCGGCACCGGTGTCGGCTTCGGGCGTTCGCTGTGCGGCATCGGCCAGGCGCTTGCGCTGTTCGTGCTGCCGATCCTGCAGGCCCGTCTCGGTACGGACATGTTCTGGGTCGTCGCGATCAGTGCGGTCACGCCGATCGTGTTTCTGTTGATCGTGCGTTACGAGCCGACGGCGCGCGACGTCGACGACGAGGGCGTCGCGTGA
- a CDS encoding M14 family metallopeptidase, with translation MTAFTPYPIEVAFPDLAPHRAGNTGVDYVYRFESGQPGPHVMVNALTHGNEVCGAIVVDALLALGVRPRRGTLTLSFANVAAYARFDPACPDAARFVDQDFNRVWTPAVLDDLSVRSSELERARALRPFVDAADWLLDLHSMHERSAPLIVAGPLDKGIELARRVGAPATVIRDAGHPEGTRMRDYAAFGDAASPACAILVECGQHWEARAVDVARDCTARFLVASGAVDAADLPPDWFLPLPDTMRVVQVTEPVVATSHAFRFAGDYTGLEHFADAGTVIGWSNDVPVVTPYPDCVLVMPSLRQLRPGVTVVRLGRLEREIAPQPMR, from the coding sequence ATGACCGCTTTCACGCCTTACCCGATCGAAGTCGCGTTTCCCGACCTGGCTCCGCATCGTGCGGGCAACACGGGCGTCGACTACGTCTACCGTTTCGAGTCCGGGCAGCCGGGCCCGCACGTGATGGTCAACGCGCTCACGCACGGCAACGAGGTGTGCGGCGCGATCGTCGTCGACGCGCTGCTGGCGCTCGGCGTGCGGCCGCGGCGCGGCACGCTGACGCTGTCGTTCGCGAACGTCGCCGCGTATGCGCGCTTCGATCCGGCCTGCCCGGACGCCGCGCGCTTCGTCGACCAGGACTTCAATCGCGTATGGACGCCCGCCGTGCTCGACGACCTGTCGGTCCGCTCGAGCGAGCTCGAGCGCGCCCGCGCGCTGCGCCCGTTCGTCGATGCGGCCGACTGGCTGCTCGACCTGCACTCGATGCACGAACGCAGTGCGCCGCTGATCGTCGCGGGTCCGCTCGACAAGGGCATCGAGCTGGCACGCCGGGTCGGCGCGCCGGCCACGGTGATCCGCGATGCCGGGCACCCGGAAGGCACGCGGATGCGCGACTACGCTGCCTTCGGCGATGCCGCGAGCCCGGCATGCGCGATCCTCGTCGAATGCGGGCAGCATTGGGAGGCCCGCGCGGTGGACGTCGCGCGCGACTGCACCGCGCGCTTCCTCGTCGCGTCGGGCGCCGTCGATGCCGCCGACCTGCCGCCGGACTGGTTCCTGCCGCTGCCGGACACGATGCGCGTCGTGCAGGTGACGGAGCCTGTCGTCGCGACAAGCCACGCGTTCCGCTTCGCCGGCGACTATACGGGCCTCGAACACTTCGCGGACGCGGGCACCGTGATCGGCTGGTCGAACGACGTGCCGGTCGTGACGCCGTATCCGGACTGCGTGCTGGTCATGCCGTCGCTGCGGCAGTTGCGGCCCGGCGTGACGGTCGTGCGGCTCGGGCGGCTGGAACGGGAGATCGCGCCGCAGCCGATGCGGTGA
- a CDS encoding NAD-dependent succinate-semialdehyde dehydrogenase, whose amino-acid sequence MSLTLTRTELVRSANLIDGTWRDALDGGRFAVTDPATLERVADAPDSGAADARAATDAAVRALPAWRATPARERAAILRAWHAAIVAHTDDLAKLMSREQGKPLAEARGEVAYGASYVLWFAEEATRTYGDLIPQQQRGKRLSAIKEPIGVVAAITPWNFPLAMIARKIAPALAAGCTVVAKPAEDTPLTALALAFLAQEAGVPPGVLNLIAASRERGIDAVADWLADSRVRKITFTGSTLVGKLLARESAATLKKLSLELGGNAPFIVFDDADLDAAVDGLMAAKFRNGGQTCVSPNRVYVQARIYDAFAAKLAARVGALKVAPATDPAAQIGPMINARAVDKIARHVDDALERGARVLTGGRRLPELGPNYYAPTVLADAAPGMQLGGEETFGPVAALFPFDTEDEAVGAANDTPFGLAAYFYTQDVRRIARVSARLETGIVGINEGALACEAAPFGGVKESGYGREGSRYGLDDYLSIKYLCEGGLD is encoded by the coding sequence ATGTCACTTACCCTCACCCGCACCGAACTCGTTCGCAGTGCGAATCTGATCGACGGAACGTGGCGCGATGCGCTCGACGGCGGTCGCTTCGCGGTCACCGATCCGGCGACGCTCGAGCGCGTGGCCGACGCGCCCGACAGCGGTGCGGCCGACGCGCGTGCCGCGACCGACGCGGCCGTGCGCGCGCTGCCCGCGTGGCGCGCGACGCCGGCCCGCGAACGCGCGGCGATCCTGCGCGCGTGGCATGCGGCGATCGTTGCGCACACCGACGATCTCGCGAAACTGATGTCGCGCGAACAGGGCAAGCCGCTCGCCGAAGCGCGCGGCGAGGTCGCGTACGGCGCGTCGTATGTGCTGTGGTTCGCCGAGGAAGCGACCCGCACGTACGGCGACCTGATTCCGCAACAGCAGCGCGGCAAGCGGCTGAGTGCGATCAAGGAGCCGATCGGCGTCGTCGCCGCGATCACGCCGTGGAATTTCCCGCTCGCGATGATCGCGCGCAAGATCGCGCCCGCGCTCGCGGCCGGCTGCACGGTCGTCGCGAAGCCGGCGGAGGACACGCCGCTCACCGCGCTCGCGCTGGCCTTCCTCGCGCAGGAAGCGGGCGTGCCGCCCGGCGTGCTGAACCTGATCGCCGCGTCGCGCGAACGCGGCATCGATGCGGTGGCCGACTGGCTCGCCGACAGCCGCGTGCGCAAGATCACGTTCACCGGATCGACGCTCGTCGGCAAGCTGCTCGCGCGCGAATCGGCCGCGACGTTGAAAAAGCTGTCGCTCGAGCTCGGCGGCAATGCGCCGTTCATCGTGTTCGACGATGCCGATCTCGACGCCGCCGTCGACGGGCTGATGGCAGCCAAGTTCCGTAACGGCGGCCAGACATGCGTGTCCCCGAATCGCGTGTACGTGCAGGCCCGAATCTACGACGCATTCGCCGCGAAGCTCGCCGCGCGGGTCGGTGCGCTGAAAGTCGCGCCTGCGACCGACCCTGCCGCGCAGATCGGCCCGATGATCAACGCACGCGCGGTCGACAAGATCGCGCGCCATGTCGACGATGCGCTCGAGCGCGGTGCCCGCGTGCTGACGGGCGGCAGGCGCCTGCCCGAACTGGGGCCGAACTATTACGCGCCGACCGTGCTCGCCGATGCAGCCCCCGGCATGCAGCTCGGTGGCGAGGAGACGTTCGGGCCGGTCGCCGCGCTGTTTCCGTTCGATACCGAGGACGAAGCCGTCGGCGCCGCGAACGACACGCCGTTCGGGCTCGCCGCGTATTTCTACACGCAGGACGTCCGGCGGATCGCGCGCGTCTCGGCGCGGCTCGAAACAGGCATCGTCGGCATCAACGAGGGCGCGCTCGCGTGCGAAGCCGCGCCGTTCGGCGGCGTGAAGGAATCGGGCTATGGCCGCGAAGGTTCGCGCTATGGCCTCGACGACTACCTGTCGATCAAGTACCTGTGCGAGGGCGGGCTCGACTGA